Proteins encoded by one window of Ulvibacter sp. MAR_2010_11:
- a CDS encoding glycosyltransferase family 4 protein — translation MKLVVITHTPHFQEKDALFAYGPYVREMNLWIRYADTVEIVTPIATIERSPIHERYEKESVEISRIPAISFVSVSRTLQTLVKLPVVKWKLFSAMRRADHIHLRCPGTIGLVGCFLQIFFPKKPKTAKYAGNWDPNSKQPFSYRLQKWILSNTFLTRNMQVLVYGDWPKQSKNIKPFFTASYPKSKIGNLATKNFEGPFRFLFVGSLAPGKRPLYAVQLLHELHRKGVKCFLDMYGEGAEGDALENYIGQHNLSESVKLHGNKSSDQVETAYKQSEFLILPSKSEGWPKVIAEAMFWGVIPIATPISCVAWMLEEGQRGILLTKTIERDSEMIFNHLKDASKLQEMSRQAQIWSQHYSLDDFEAAIKKLLV, via the coding sequence ATGAAACTGGTTGTAATAACACATACTCCACACTTTCAAGAAAAAGACGCATTGTTCGCCTATGGGCCCTATGTGCGGGAGATGAATCTTTGGATACGTTATGCAGATACTGTCGAAATTGTCACCCCAATTGCAACTATAGAGAGGAGCCCAATACATGAGCGATATGAAAAGGAATCGGTTGAGATTTCCAGAATACCGGCAATTTCGTTTGTTTCGGTATCAAGAACCCTTCAGACGTTGGTAAAGTTGCCTGTAGTAAAATGGAAACTATTTTCGGCCATGCGGAGGGCAGACCATATTCACCTGCGATGTCCTGGAACGATTGGATTGGTAGGGTGTTTTCTTCAGATTTTTTTTCCGAAGAAACCCAAAACCGCCAAGTACGCCGGAAACTGGGATCCGAATTCTAAACAGCCTTTTAGTTATAGGCTTCAGAAATGGATTTTGTCAAATACATTTTTAACCCGAAACATGCAGGTACTGGTCTACGGGGATTGGCCAAAACAGTCTAAGAATATCAAACCTTTCTTTACCGCTTCCTATCCAAAAAGTAAAATCGGAAATTTGGCAACCAAAAATTTCGAAGGGCCATTTCGTTTTTTATTTGTGGGCAGTCTGGCTCCCGGAAAGCGACCTTTATACGCCGTTCAATTACTGCATGAATTGCATAGAAAAGGTGTGAAATGTTTTTTGGATATGTACGGAGAAGGTGCCGAAGGAGATGCTTTAGAAAATTATATCGGACAGCATAATTTATCTGAAAGCGTCAAATTACATGGGAACAAATCATCCGATCAAGTAGAAACCGCCTATAAGCAGAGTGAGTTTTTGATATTACCTTCCAAATCGGAAGGCTGGCCGAAGGTCATTGCCGAAGCTATGTTCTGGGGTGTGATTCCAATTGCTACCCCAATTTCCTGTGTTGCCTGGATGCTGGAGGAAGGACAACGAGGGATCTTGCTTACTAAAACCATAGAGCGTGATTCCGAAATGATTTTTAATCATCTAAAAGATGCTTCAAAGCTTCAGGAAATGTCGAGACAGGCACAGATATGGTCTCAACACTACAGCTTGGACGATTTTGAGGCTGCCATTAAAAAGTTGTTAGTATGA
- a CDS encoding glycosyltransferase family 4 protein, which produces MHLVFISHEYPLWSPGGVGSFLQTFGRALVQKGHRVSIVGAGNSSAEEVLEDKGVNLYRLPRKKGFILAFLHNGIQLNKKLKQLHKEHPIDIIESAELGLALLSGSHPAKKVIRLHGGHHFFAEAEKRGINWRKGLLEKRSFKKADAFIAVSNYVKSHTETYLSYHNKPVEIINHPLDTSTPIPQVAVKENHILFAGTVCEKKGVRQLIEAFKIVRGQYPLMVLDIFGRDWFFPNGDSYIEMLKSTYNGSYFENVVFHGSIPKDELNTRYAEAAFCVFPSHMETQGLVTLEAMLLQKPVIFSQYGPGPETIAPMQTGLLCDVYRPADIAEKMIWCIQHPEEAKKLGIKAAETVRTHYDINTILEKNLTFYSKLLQ; this is translated from the coding sequence TGGGAGAGCTCTGGTGCAAAAGGGTCATAGGGTTTCTATAGTTGGAGCAGGAAATAGCAGTGCCGAAGAAGTTTTGGAAGATAAAGGGGTGAATTTGTACCGATTGCCAAGAAAAAAAGGATTTATCCTTGCTTTTTTGCACAACGGAATTCAGTTGAACAAAAAGCTGAAACAACTTCACAAAGAACATCCAATCGATATTATTGAATCGGCCGAATTGGGTTTGGCTTTATTGTCCGGTTCACATCCTGCAAAAAAGGTAATTCGTTTGCATGGCGGGCATCATTTTTTTGCTGAAGCTGAAAAAAGAGGCATCAATTGGCGCAAAGGGTTGCTGGAAAAGCGTTCTTTCAAAAAGGCCGATGCGTTTATTGCGGTTTCAAACTATGTAAAAAGCCACACCGAAACCTATTTGAGTTATCATAACAAACCGGTGGAAATTATAAATCATCCATTGGACACATCCACACCTATTCCTCAAGTTGCTGTGAAGGAGAATCACATTTTGTTTGCAGGTACGGTATGCGAAAAGAAAGGAGTGCGACAGCTTATAGAAGCGTTTAAAATCGTCCGGGGACAGTATCCGCTTATGGTTTTGGATATTTTTGGAAGGGATTGGTTCTTCCCAAATGGCGATTCTTATATTGAAATGTTGAAATCGACCTATAACGGCTCTTATTTTGAGAATGTAGTTTTCCACGGGAGTATTCCCAAAGACGAATTGAATACTCGTTATGCCGAAGCTGCCTTTTGTGTATTTCCTTCGCATATGGAAACTCAGGGCTTGGTCACACTCGAAGCTATGTTATTACAAAAACCGGTAATCTTCTCTCAATACGGACCCGGTCCCGAAACCATTGCACCTATGCAAACAGGGCTGCTTTGCGATGTCTATAGGCCCGCAGATATTGCCGAAAAAATGATTTGGTGTATCCAACATCCCGAAGAAGCAAAAAAACTGGGCATAAAGGCAGCAGAAACGGTTAGAACCCATTACGATATAAACACTATTTTAGAGAAGAATCTCACATTTTATTCAAAGTTGCTTCAATGA